In one window of Brassica rapa cultivar Chiifu-401-42 chromosome A07, CAAS_Brap_v3.01, whole genome shotgun sequence DNA:
- the LOC117126520 gene encoding zinc finger MYM-type protein 1-like: MSSNKRHQPCGADNRKKKNKKDEEAKSQKNGLLRYFKKSETLDTFVENNDEQEQHPTSREDKVDENISEDHGEEPSPEPENMNVVNEEELKEKDDGDKNGSEKSGNLEKPCGYIDMYDPGNWDNIKKGWTEWRDFMVVQGPAKRLPIDYNFPKDGVKRHFSHLHYTRQLGDGKKQDRRWLLYSKKLNKIFCFCCKLFNKSDSSQLASVGFNDWRNVLKRLKEHESGREHILCMKQWAELDLRLQKNQTIDKYAQDEINKEKIHWRQVLLRIISVVKTLAKQNLAFRGSNEKIGEEGCGNFLSFIEMIADFDPVMIEHLRRFKERESRTHYLSGRIQNELIALLGNEIKGMIIKKIQSAKFFSVILDCTPDISHHEQMTVVIRCVDVSTASVKVEEFFLTFLKVDDTSGEGLFRELQDVLVAFDLKIDDVRGQGYDNGSNMKGKHKGVQKRFLEINPRAFYTPCSCHSLNLALCDMARTSSKGISFFGIIQRTYKFFSGSTKRWKIFEDHVDGLTLKSLSNTRWESHAESVKAIRFQAPKIMNALVYIAENSVDPQEQSEAECLATSETHGIGSFEFLVSLVIWYNLLSVVNIVSKSLQSEDMDIDVAIAQLKGLVSYLQKYRDSGFEKAKSEAKILAESMEIEAVFPKQGKRVIKRKIQYGESSENVEGSVTLSPEEKFRVDYFIQIMDQALYSLGTRFEQFEKYEKIFGFLFDLKKLQSASDDSLMVSCANLEDSLTHGDHSDIVGSDLFAELKIVREALPEGVKKPTEVLDFLQSVHDFYPNSWIAYRILLTIPVSVASAERSFSKLKLIKSYLRSTMSQERLSDLAILSIERELLRNIDFESLVNEFLEKKGRQIMF; encoded by the coding sequence ATGTCATCGAACAAAAGACATCAACCGTGTGGAGCAGACAAcagaaaaaagaagaacaaaaaagaTGAGGAAGCAAAATCTCAAAAGAATGGTTTATTAAGGTATTTCAAAAAATCTGAAACTCTTGATACCTTTGTAGAGAATAATGATGAACAAGAACAACATCCTACGTCTAGAGAAGATAAAGTAGATGAAAATATAAGTGAGGATCATGGAGAAGAACCGAGTCCTGAGCCAGAGAATATGAATGTTGTGAATGAGGAAGAGTTGAAAGAAAAAGATGATGGGGATAAGAATGGAAGTGAAAAGAGTGGTAATCTCGAGAAGCCTTGTGGATACATAGATATGTATGATCCTGGAAATTGGGACAACATAAAAAAAGGATGGACTGAGTGGAGAGATTTTATGGTTGTACAAGGTCCTGCGAAAAGATTGCCAATAGATTACAACTTTCCCAAGGATGGTGTTAAGAGACATTTTTCTCATTTGCATTATACAAGACAATTGGGTGATGGAAAAAAACAAGATCGACGTTGGCTACTTTATTCAAAGAAACTAAACAAGATCTTTTGTTTCTGCTGCAAATTGTTCAATAAGAGTGACAGTAGTCAATTGGCATCTGTGGGGTTCAATGATTGGAGAAATGTATTGAAAAGGCTTAAAGAACATGAATCTGGTCGTGAACATATATTATGTATGAAGCAGTGGGCAGAACTAGATCTCAGGCTGCAAAAGAATCAGACCATTGACAAATATGCTCAAGATGAaatcaacaaagaaaaaatcCATTGGAGACAAGTGTTGCTTAGGATAATTTCTGTAGTGAAAACTCTTGCTAAACAAAATTTAGCATTTCGTGGAAGCAACGAAAAGATTGGAGAAGAAGGTTGTGGGAACTTCTTAAGCTTTATCGAGATGATTGCTGATTTTGATCCTGTGATGATCGAACATCTTAGGAGATTTAAAGAACGTGAATCTCGTACTCATTATCTCAGTGGCAGAATTCAGAATGAGTTAATAGCATTGTTGGGCAATGAGATCAAAGGTATGATCATCAAGAAAATTCAAAGTGCAAAATTTTTCTCTGTTATTCTTGACTGCACTCCAGATATCAGTCATCATGAACAAATGACTGTTGTCATACGGTGTGTAGATGTGTCCACAGCTTCAGTTAAGgttgaagaattttttttaacgttTCTGAAAGTTGATGATACATCTGGAGAAGGGCTTTTTCGTGAGCTGCAAGATGTATTGGTTGCTTTTGATTTGAAAATTGATGATGTGAGAGGACAAGGTTATGACAATGGCTCTAATATGAAGGGAAAGCATAAAGGAGTACAAAAAAGATTTCTTGAGATTAATCCCAGAGCGTTTTATACACCATGTAGTTGTCATAGTTTGAATCTTGCACTATGTGATATGGCAAGGACTTCTTCAAAGGGGATCTCGTTTTTTGGAATCATCCAGCgtacttataaatttttttcAGGTTCAACTAAGCGCTGGAAAATCTTTGAAGATCATGTAGATGGTCTAACACTTAAGTCTTTGTCGAATACTCGTTGGGAGAGCCATGCTGAAAGTGTTAAGGCGATACGGTTTCAAGCTCCTAAAATCATGAACGCTTTAGTTTACATTGCTGAAAATAGTGTTGATCCACAAGAGCAGAGCGAAGCTGAATGTCTTGCAACAAGTGAAACACATGGAATTGGAAGTTTTGAGTTCTTGGTTTCCCTGGTTATTTGGTACAATCTTTTATCTGTTGTCAACATTGTGAGTAAGAGTTTGCAGTCAGAAGACATGGATATTGATGTTGCTATTGCTCAACTTAAGGGGCTGGTTTCTTATCTTCAAAAATATAGAGATTCAGGTTTTGAGAAAGCAAAATCAGAGGCAAAAATACTTGCAGAGTCTATGGAGATTGAGGCTGTGTTCCCCAAGCAAGGAAAGCGGgtaatcaaaagaaaaatacaatatggCGAGAGTTCAGAGAATGTAGAGGGGAGTGTGACATTATCACCCGAAGAGAAATTTAGAGTTGATTACTTCATTCAGATCATGGACCAAGCTCTCTACTCGCTTGGAACAAGATTTGAACAATTCGAGAAGtatgaaaaaatatttggatttttgtttgatttgaaGAAACTGCAGTCAGCAAGTGATGATAGTTTGATGGTTTCCTGTGCCAATCTTGAAGATTCTCTAACTCATGGTGATCATTCAGATATTGTTGGTAGTGATCTTTTTGCTGAACTTAAAATTGTAAGAGAAGCTTTACCAGAAGGAGTTAAGAAGCCTACTGAAGTGCTAGACTTTTTGCAAAGTGTTCATGATTTTTATCCGAACTCATGGATTGCTTATCGAATATTGTTGACCATCCCTGTTTCGGTTGCATCTGCTGAGAGGAGCTTTTCGAAGTTGAAGCTAATAAAATCTTATCTTCGTTCGACTATGTCACAAGAAAGATTGAGTGATTTGGCTATCTTATCTATAGAGAGAGAACTCTTAAGGAACATTGATTTTGAAAGTTTAGTCAATGAGTTCTTGGAGAAGAAAGGAAGACAAATTATGTTTTAG